Proteins found in one Bacillus subtilis subsp. subtilis str. 168 genomic segment:
- the purU gene encoding formyltetrahydrofolate hydrolase (Evidence 2a: Function from experimental evidences in other organisms; PubMedId: 8226647, 24108189; Product type e: enzyme) — MKSYMTQRLDEYRDGNEDKGRLLVSCPDQPGIVSAVSAFLFEHGANIIESNQYTTDPEGGRFFLRIEFDCAGIREKKSSLQAAFASVAEKFDMTWSLTLASELKRVAIFVSKELHCLHELIWEWQTGNLMAEIAVVISNHEEARELVERLNIPFHYMKANKDIRAEVEKKQLELLEQYDVDVIVLARYMQILTPDFVSAHPNRIINIHHSFLPAFIGANPYKRAYERGVKLIGATSHYVTNDLDEGPIIEQDIERVDHRDNAEALKNIGRTIERSVLARAVKWHLEDRVIVHENKTIVFN, encoded by the coding sequence ATGAAATCATATATGACTCAGCGGTTGGACGAATACCGTGACGGAAATGAGGATAAAGGTCGGCTCTTGGTCAGCTGCCCCGATCAGCCGGGTATCGTCTCTGCAGTTTCCGCGTTTTTATTTGAACACGGTGCCAATATTATAGAATCAAATCAATATACGACAGACCCTGAAGGCGGCCGGTTCTTCCTGAGAATCGAATTCGACTGCGCAGGCATTCGTGAAAAAAAATCATCACTTCAGGCAGCGTTTGCCTCTGTTGCGGAAAAATTCGACATGACATGGAGCTTAACTTTGGCGAGCGAACTGAAGCGTGTCGCCATTTTCGTTTCAAAGGAGCTCCACTGCCTGCATGAGCTGATTTGGGAATGGCAAACCGGCAACCTGATGGCGGAGATCGCTGTTGTCATCAGTAACCATGAGGAAGCGAGAGAGCTGGTTGAGCGCCTGAACATTCCATTCCACTATATGAAAGCGAACAAAGACATCAGAGCGGAAGTCGAAAAGAAGCAGCTTGAACTGCTGGAGCAGTACGATGTTGATGTGATCGTGCTCGCACGCTATATGCAGATTCTAACTCCTGATTTTGTTTCGGCTCATCCGAATCGCATCATCAATATCCACCATTCATTCCTGCCAGCTTTTATCGGTGCGAATCCGTACAAACGGGCCTACGAGCGCGGCGTGAAACTGATCGGTGCGACATCTCATTATGTGACAAACGATCTTGATGAAGGGCCGATCATTGAACAGGATATTGAGCGTGTGGACCACCGCGATAATGCGGAAGCGCTGAAAAACATCGGAAGAACAATTGAGCGCAGCGTGCTTGCCCGTGCTGTGAAATGGCATTTGGAAGACCGTGTCATCGTTCATGAAAATAAAACAATCGTCTTTAACTAG
- the gdnD gene encoding guanidinium efflux transporter subunit (Evidence 1a: Function from experimental evidences in the studied strain; PubMedId: 10735877, 10931887, 15096624, 28001372; Product type t: transporter), with protein MLHWISLLCAGCLEMAGVALMNQYAKEKSVKWVLLIIVGFAASFSLLSYAMETTPMGTAYAVWTGIGTAGGALIGILFYKEQKDAKRIFFIALILCSAVGLKILS; from the coding sequence ATGCTGCACTGGATCAGTTTATTGTGCGCGGGCTGTTTAGAAATGGCCGGCGTGGCCCTTATGAATCAATATGCGAAAGAAAAAAGCGTGAAATGGGTGCTGTTGATCATTGTTGGTTTTGCCGCTTCATTTTCCTTGCTGTCGTACGCAATGGAAACCACTCCGATGGGAACGGCTTACGCGGTCTGGACAGGAATTGGCACCGCCGGCGGGGCGCTTATCGGCATCCTCTTTTACAAGGAGCAGAAAGACGCCAAACGGATCTTCTTTATCGCGTTGATTTTATGCTCAGCAGTTGGTTTAAAAATTCTGTCATAA
- the gdnC gene encoding guanidinium efflux transporter subunit (Evidence 1a: Function from experimental evidences in the studied strain; PubMedId: 10735877, 10931887, 15096624, 28001372; Product type t: transporter), whose protein sequence is MKWGLVVLAAVFEVVWVIGLKHADSALTWSGTAIGIIFSFYLLMKATHSLPVGTVYAVFTGLGTAGTVLSEIVLFHEPVGWPKLLLIGVLLIGVIGLKLVTQDETEEKGGEA, encoded by the coding sequence ATGAAATGGGGATTGGTCGTGCTTGCCGCTGTTTTCGAGGTTGTTTGGGTGATAGGCTTAAAGCACGCTGACTCAGCCTTAACATGGAGCGGCACTGCCATCGGCATCATATTCAGCTTTTACCTTCTAATGAAGGCGACTCACAGTCTGCCTGTTGGTACCGTGTATGCCGTCTTTACCGGGCTCGGCACAGCGGGAACAGTACTTAGTGAAATCGTTCTTTTTCATGAACCGGTTGGATGGCCGAAGCTATTGTTAATTGGCGTGCTCTTAATCGGTGTAATCGGGTTGAAGCTTGTGACACAGGATGAGACAGAGGAAAAAGGAGGCGAGGCATAA
- the ykkB gene encoding putative N-acetyltransferase (Evidence 3: Putative function from multiple computational evidences; PubMedId: 12793527; Product type e: enzyme), protein MNAKTKLVTDRIRLRCMEDRDQATLFGLLFNDPDVMTYYSGLKDKRQTREWVNWNQRNEKGYGVSLWIAEDKRTGEFLGQCGIVPQQIENQTVMEIGYMFARRHWGNGYAQEAARACLDYGFNERQFGKMAALIDPGNKASIRVAEKIGMHYSKTIRKWNKPIAVYERKSYN, encoded by the coding sequence ATGAACGCTAAAACGAAGCTTGTGACTGATCGAATTCGTTTGCGCTGTATGGAAGATCGGGATCAAGCCACTTTGTTTGGGCTGCTTTTTAATGATCCTGACGTCATGACATATTATTCCGGTTTAAAAGATAAGAGGCAAACCCGCGAGTGGGTCAATTGGAACCAACGAAATGAAAAAGGGTACGGCGTTAGTCTGTGGATCGCCGAAGATAAGCGGACAGGGGAGTTTTTGGGGCAATGCGGCATCGTTCCCCAGCAGATCGAAAATCAAACCGTAATGGAAATTGGCTATATGTTTGCCCGCCGCCACTGGGGGAACGGCTATGCGCAAGAAGCGGCTCGGGCCTGTCTGGACTATGGCTTTAACGAGCGGCAGTTCGGCAAAATGGCGGCTTTGATTGATCCGGGTAACAAAGCGTCCATACGGGTAGCGGAGAAAATCGGCATGCATTACAGCAAAACGATCAGAAAATGGAATAAACCGATCGCGGTATATGAAAGAAAATCTTACAATTGA
- the ykkA gene encoding hypothetical protein (Evidence 4: Unknown function but conserved in other organisms), producing MKDLSIRNDMAPTVSLLYSAVEENSLRLASIVSHMTHSELYYKGRCQTKNSTAQLLHHITNVDIRWVWRIKENRIPDHIEQAYGPMTDESGRLPEPVNQPDLDELLKRHQHVVEKLKSVCFTLTENALNQPLSFEGDTATIRWGIWHMADHNRYHQAHIEALKKEWKQDVAKYER from the coding sequence ATGAAGGACTTATCCATAAGAAACGACATGGCGCCAACGGTCAGTTTGCTGTATTCCGCAGTGGAAGAAAACAGTCTCCGTCTGGCTTCCATCGTAAGCCATATGACACACAGTGAACTTTACTATAAGGGGCGCTGCCAAACAAAAAACAGCACGGCTCAGCTTTTGCACCATATCACAAATGTTGATATCAGATGGGTCTGGCGTATCAAGGAAAATCGGATCCCGGACCATATTGAACAGGCATACGGCCCGATGACAGATGAAAGCGGACGGCTGCCTGAACCGGTGAATCAGCCAGACTTAGATGAACTCCTGAAAAGACATCAGCATGTAGTAGAGAAGCTGAAATCGGTATGCTTCACTTTAACTGAAAATGCTTTGAACCAGCCGCTTTCCTTCGAAGGTGACACCGCGACGATACGATGGGGAATTTGGCATATGGCAGATCATAACCGCTATCATCAGGCACATATTGAAGCTCTCAAAAAAGAATGGAAGCAGGATGTGGCGAAGTATGAACGCTAA
- the ykjA gene encoding conserved membrane protein of unknown function (Evidence 4: Unknown function but conserved in other organisms), producing MLWMVWVFLLKPVIVFSIAYILFRLAGKKAVSQMNNFDLLLTFAIGTIISEPILTSKLPMSIYYAGAFLVLYLIMSKLSLSNKWRWLLVVSPTVLIRNGDIDERGLRKERLTVNELLGKLREKGYADPADIDLAIIEETGEVSVIPKEEARAVQVRDLNMEAERNFIPIPLILDGEILDHNLKYLQKNRSWLFEKLEEKGYSPKLLSSIILGTMNARGDISLDLNTANEPQHDPYLYKPGNNN from the coding sequence GTGTTATGGATGGTATGGGTATTTTTACTGAAGCCAGTTATCGTATTTTCGATTGCATATATTTTGTTTCGGCTTGCCGGTAAAAAAGCTGTGTCACAAATGAACAATTTTGACCTGCTTTTGACCTTCGCAATCGGAACCATTATCAGTGAGCCGATCCTTACATCCAAGCTGCCGATGTCAATTTATTATGCGGGTGCTTTTTTGGTGCTTTATCTTATCATGAGCAAGCTCTCTTTATCTAATAAATGGCGATGGCTCCTAGTCGTGAGCCCGACTGTCCTAATCCGAAACGGGGATATTGATGAACGCGGCCTTCGTAAAGAAAGGCTGACTGTTAATGAGCTGCTCGGAAAGCTGAGGGAAAAGGGCTATGCCGACCCGGCTGACATTGATCTTGCTATCATTGAAGAAACGGGAGAAGTAAGCGTCATCCCGAAAGAGGAAGCGAGAGCGGTGCAGGTGCGGGATTTGAATATGGAAGCTGAACGGAATTTTATCCCGATTCCGCTCATACTGGATGGCGAAATCCTTGATCATAATTTGAAATATCTCCAAAAAAACCGATCCTGGCTGTTTGAGAAGCTTGAGGAAAAAGGGTACAGCCCCAAACTGCTGTCTTCGATTATCCTTGGCACGATGAATGCACGCGGTGATATATCCCTTGATTTAAATACCGCTAATGAACCGCAGCATGATCCTTACTTATATAAACCGGGAAATAACAATTAA
- the hmpA gene encoding flavohemoglobin (Evidence 1a: Function from experimental evidences in the studied strain; PubMedId: 10658656, 10972836, 12469342, 15231799, 15751990, 16261196, 16517672, 17293416, 24214949, 26786044; Product type c: carrier) — MLDNKTIEIIKSTVPVLQQHGETITGRFYDRMFQDHPELLNIFNQTNQKKKTQRTALANAVIAAAANIDQLGNIIPVVKQIGHKHRSIGIKPEHYPIVGKYLLIAIKDVLGDAATPDIMQAWEKAYGVIADAFIGIEKDMYEQAEEQAGGWKEYKPFVIAKKERESKEITSFYLKPEDSKPLPEFQAGQYISIKVRIPDSEYTHIRQYSLSDMPGKDYYRISVKKDGVVSSYLHDGLQEGDSIEISAPAGDFVLDHASQKDLVLISAGVGITPMISMLKTSVSKQPERQILFIHAAKNSEYHALRHEVEEAAKHSAVKTAFVYREPTEEDRAGDLHFHEGQIDQQFLKELIANTDADYYICGSPSFITAMHKLVSELGSAPESIHYELFGPQLSLAQSV; from the coding sequence ATGTTAGATAACAAAACAATCGAAATTATTAAAAGCACTGTACCCGTATTGCAACAGCATGGAGAAACAATCACTGGCCGTTTTTACGATCGGATGTTTCAAGACCATCCAGAGCTTTTGAACATTTTTAATCAAACAAACCAAAAGAAAAAAACACAGCGAACTGCACTGGCAAATGCCGTTATTGCAGCTGCGGCAAACATTGACCAATTAGGAAACATCATTCCGGTTGTCAAACAAATCGGCCACAAGCACCGCAGTATCGGAATTAAGCCTGAGCACTACCCAATCGTCGGTAAATATTTGCTGATTGCGATTAAAGATGTATTGGGAGACGCTGCAACTCCTGACATTATGCAGGCATGGGAAAAAGCGTACGGAGTCATTGCTGACGCGTTCATCGGAATTGAAAAAGACATGTATGAACAGGCTGAAGAGCAAGCCGGCGGCTGGAAGGAGTATAAGCCATTCGTTATCGCAAAAAAAGAGCGGGAAAGCAAAGAAATTACATCCTTCTATTTGAAACCGGAAGACAGCAAGCCGTTACCTGAATTCCAAGCAGGGCAATATATCAGCATCAAAGTGCGGATTCCTGATTCTGAATATACGCATATCCGCCAGTACAGCCTGTCTGATATGCCGGGAAAAGACTATTATCGAATTTCAGTGAAGAAAGATGGTGTCGTGTCTTCCTACTTACACGATGGGCTGCAGGAGGGAGATTCAATAGAGATCAGCGCACCGGCAGGGGACTTTGTTTTAGATCATGCATCACAAAAAGATCTCGTTTTGATCAGTGCCGGAGTTGGCATTACACCAATGATCAGCATGCTGAAAACATCTGTTTCCAAACAGCCTGAACGGCAAATTCTGTTCATTCATGCGGCGAAAAACAGTGAATATCATGCATTGCGCCATGAAGTAGAAGAAGCAGCAAAACATTCTGCTGTTAAAACAGCATTTGTGTATCGCGAGCCGACAGAGGAAGACCGTGCAGGTGATCTGCATTTTCATGAAGGACAGATTGATCAGCAATTCCTCAAAGAACTGATTGCCAACACAGATGCGGATTACTATATTTGCGGTTCACCGTCGTTTATTACGGCAATGCATAAGCTTGTATCAGAGCTCGGATCAGCGCCGGAGTCTATCCATTACGAGCTATTCGGCCCGCAATTAAGTTTGGCGCAGTCCGTTTGA
- the ykzH gene encoding hypothetical protein (Evidence 4: Unknown function but conserved in other organisms) has translation MKNQKSNTLWPFDLPLAPQPEGYQQQTIDRLAGLELRMKQLIRAIEVNNELLRTMQEQQNRVCTNGSGSVIVRM, from the coding sequence ATGAAAAATCAGAAGTCGAATACCCTTTGGCCCTTTGATCTGCCATTGGCTCCCCAACCCGAGGGCTACCAGCAGCAAACAATCGACAGGCTGGCCGGTTTGGAGCTAAGAATGAAGCAACTAATTAGAGCGATTGAGGTAAACAATGAATTGCTGAGAACAATGCAAGAACAGCAAAACCGTGTATGCACAAATGGCAGCGGGTCTGTGATTGTCCGGATGTAG